From one Butyricimonas faecihominis genomic stretch:
- a CDS encoding RagB/SusD family nutrient uptake outer membrane protein: protein MKKVSVYILILFLPWFLSACDDYLKEDSDDLLIPSLVNDYVPILLGEGYPDEFASQIEWIHLMTDDVEMGPLYYDESMYNNSKVTFIDDFDPGMDYGEMVYTWWADYSQYITDNFWDARYKNILACNIIVDALPDMKYEANEYGTYCKLAAQTYALRAYHYFCLVNTYGAPWSEENKNKLGVIKRTSPVVDVSPTERATVGEIYALMNEDLKNAEKYLESASTNYTKWEITPAAIYFLASRVALFQEDWEEVIRTSEEFIDLGGNELYDLNDVDRETCGLPGASGGTFWINQIAIDETVFLFSKNDNKFNYLAPFQFYSYYTLGFHTSWTGDDALLNLYEEGDLRKEVYFARLFKLGGTRLRPEYFSGQALPMKSDPYLSTSKGEARECWRSPEVYLNLAEAYARKETGVSQTAINWLNQLRVKKISRDIYQAKNVSDFASREDLIQFIWEERRRELCFEEAMRFWDMRRQGMPEVKHEFYSSMTSSKTFVLKQGSPNYLLPIPLSETEYNDGMTNNSRETIVGN from the coding sequence ATGAAAAAAGTAAGTGTATATATTCTAATCTTGTTCTTGCCGTGGTTTTTGTCGGCTTGTGATGATTATTTGAAGGAAGATTCCGATGATTTGTTAATTCCTTCACTGGTGAATGATTATGTCCCGATATTATTGGGAGAGGGTTATCCGGATGAGTTTGCGTCCCAGATCGAATGGATTCATCTGATGACGGATGACGTGGAGATGGGCCCGTTATATTATGACGAGTCGATGTATAACAATAGTAAGGTGACGTTTATTGACGATTTCGATCCCGGCATGGATTACGGGGAGATGGTGTACACGTGGTGGGCGGATTATTCCCAGTATATCACGGATAATTTTTGGGATGCCCGTTACAAGAATATTCTGGCGTGTAATATTATCGTTGATGCTTTGCCGGACATGAAGTACGAGGCGAATGAATACGGGACTTATTGCAAGCTGGCGGCACAGACGTATGCTTTACGGGCTTATCATTATTTTTGTCTTGTAAACACGTATGGCGCACCTTGGTCGGAAGAGAACAAGAATAAGTTGGGTGTGATCAAACGTACGTCCCCGGTCGTGGATGTCAGCCCGACGGAACGGGCTACGGTGGGAGAGATTTACGCACTGATGAATGAGGATTTGAAGAATGCGGAGAAATATCTGGAGAGCGCGAGTACGAATTACACGAAATGGGAGATCACGCCTGCGGCTATTTATTTCTTGGCATCCCGGGTGGCCTTGTTCCAAGAGGACTGGGAGGAGGTGATTCGTACTTCGGAAGAGTTTATCGATCTAGGTGGCAATGAACTCTATGATTTGAATGATGTTGATCGGGAGACTTGCGGATTACCGGGAGCTTCTGGCGGAACATTCTGGATTAACCAGATTGCGATTGACGAGACGGTGTTTCTTTTTAGTAAGAATGATAATAAGTTTAATTATTTGGCACCTTTTCAATTCTACTCGTATTACACGCTGGGATTCCATACATCATGGACGGGAGACGATGCGTTATTAAATTTGTACGAGGAGGGGGATTTACGTAAAGAGGTTTATTTTGCCCGGTTGTTTAAACTGGGAGGAACTCGGTTGAGACCGGAGTATTTTTCGGGACAGGCTCTTCCGATGAAATCGGATCCCTATTTATCAACGAGTAAAGGAGAGGCTCGTGAATGTTGGCGGAGTCCGGAGGTGTATCTGAATTTGGCCGAGGCGTATGCCCGGAAGGAGACCGGGGTGAGCCAAACGGCGATTAATTGGTTGAACCAGTTGCGGGTAAAGAAGATTTCCCGGGATATTTATCAGGCGAAGAACGTTTCGGATTTTGCTTCTCGGGAGGATTTGATTCAATTTATTTGGGAGGAACGCCGTCGGGAGCTTTGTTTCGAGGAGGCCATGCGTTTCTGGGATATGCGTCGGCAGGGGATGCCCGAGGTAAAGCATGAATTCTATTCTTCGATGACTTCGTCGAAGACATTTGTGTTGAAACAGGGAAGTCCGAATTATTTATTACCGATTCCGCTTTCTGAAACGGAATACAATGACGGGATGACGAATAATTCTAGAGAAACAATTGTTGGAAATTAA
- a CDS encoding SusC/RagA family TonB-linked outer membrane protein, with product MMCFLMFVLLVQVRGDVVAQNQVVSVDMKNCNVEEFLREIKEQTGIRFMYKSEYVEAIPRFDVRVKDRQVMDLLDEVFAGKGIKCLYDNGVIVLTKVQQQKGPEEVVIKGVVKDEREQPLPGVTVLIKGTTIGVATDSKGEFSLTTVKQDSLTLLFSFIGMKSREVKWTGQKMLHVVLQDDSHDMEEVVVTGYQTISRRESASAISTVKAKDIMVQGVGSIDQMLQGRIPGMMVLNTSGEPSATPKIRIRGNATINGNKSPVWVVDGVILEQDVPFTASDINSEDAEYLIGNAIAGLNPQDIETITVLKDASATAIYGVKAANGVIVITTKKGVVGRPVISYNGNLTLNTRPSYKNYHRMNSRERVLFSRQLVESNMNFGRVPTGETYEAAYEQLMSKQISQAEFEQKVETLQRRNTDWFDLLFRSDVTHTHALNVSGGTEAVKYYVSEGYSNIEGAARGSDSEKFSALAKVDVEYNEYLGFTAKIDYATTSNTGYSSVVNPFDYAYSTTRTMPAYNEDGSYYMSYRAAGITGRDYIGYNILKELKNTGKSSKMDDFNALLALRLKLWKGLKYEGTFSWHTGNTNTRDWATAQSYKVTEIRGYEYGAYTEYDSEFSDSKLPYGGMLTQGSTRKSGYTLRNMLSYSHLFGVHDVSVAAGTEARRNEYKGVSTTGYGWVPEFGEMFSPVETPSYISTYGGNKPMNTNSFTQVASFFGIASYCYDNRYVFNANIRSDGSNKFGSDPKYRWLPTYSFAVKWIASNESFLENAKWINNLSFRGSYGIQGNIHESATPYLIVTVGDRDRVTGLPVSKISRLPNPDLRWEKTKSWNAAVDFALFDGRVKGGFDIYRKNTSDLIMSKQVAASTGQNVLYYNAGKMVNKGFEGFVNLDLVNNRDWDWRFGFNFGRNVNEITLANRDDLSMATVVDQMLAGTLAVEGQPIGSMYAYRFAGLNQDNGYPLFYAKNEQKVHRASRQDLELVHCGSIFPKLSGGFDTQVTFKKVLSLSLNFAYSMGSVSRLPKFYDSSTVDPLTNLSDEWLKCWKQAGDNTIYPVPYNSTDMNNYLGTETGSVYDISEGISGYSNPYRLYNDSDIRVAKADFLKLKMVALSYSVPQNVLDFLHVSSMLVRFQVMNLFTIADKKWKGLDPETNGANIPALPTYSFGINVSF from the coding sequence ATGATGTGTTTTCTAATGTTCGTGTTGCTGGTACAGGTTCGGGGGGACGTGGTTGCCCAGAATCAGGTGGTCAGCGTGGACATGAAAAATTGTAACGTGGAGGAGTTTCTTCGGGAGATTAAGGAGCAAACGGGTATTCGTTTTATGTACAAGAGTGAGTACGTGGAGGCTATTCCTCGTTTTGACGTGCGTGTTAAAGATCGGCAGGTGATGGATTTGTTGGACGAGGTTTTTGCGGGGAAGGGAATTAAGTGTCTGTATGATAATGGCGTGATCGTGTTGACAAAAGTGCAACAACAAAAAGGACCGGAAGAGGTGGTGATCAAGGGTGTCGTGAAGGACGAGAGGGAGCAACCGTTGCCGGGAGTGACCGTTTTGATCAAGGGAACGACGATTGGGGTGGCGACGGATTCGAAGGGGGAGTTTTCACTGACAACCGTGAAACAGGATTCCCTGACACTTCTGTTTTCGTTCATCGGGATGAAAAGCCGGGAGGTAAAGTGGACGGGGCAGAAGATGCTGCACGTGGTGTTGCAGGATGATTCCCACGATATGGAGGAAGTGGTGGTGACGGGTTACCAGACGATTAGCCGGAGGGAATCGGCAAGTGCCATTTCTACGGTAAAGGCTAAGGATATTATGGTACAGGGAGTCGGGTCGATTGACCAGATGTTGCAGGGGCGTATTCCCGGAATGATGGTGTTGAACACTTCCGGGGAACCGAGTGCGACCCCGAAGATCAGAATCCGGGGAAATGCTACGATCAATGGAAATAAGTCCCCGGTTTGGGTGGTTGACGGGGTGATTCTGGAACAGGACGTGCCGTTCACGGCCTCGGATATAAATAGCGAGGATGCCGAATATTTGATCGGTAATGCCATTGCGGGATTGAACCCGCAGGACATCGAGACGATCACGGTGTTGAAGGATGCCTCGGCGACGGCAATCTACGGGGTGAAGGCGGCCAACGGGGTGATCGTGATCACGACGAAAAAGGGCGTGGTGGGTCGTCCGGTGATCTCGTATAACGGGAATTTGACGCTGAATACCCGGCCATCTTATAAGAATTATCACCGGATGAATTCGCGGGAACGGGTGCTTTTCTCTCGCCAGTTGGTCGAATCGAATATGAATTTCGGACGTGTACCCACGGGAGAAACGTACGAGGCAGCTTACGAGCAATTGATGAGCAAGCAAATCTCACAGGCGGAGTTCGAGCAAAAGGTGGAGACGTTGCAGAGGAGGAACACGGATTGGTTTGACTTGTTATTCCGATCGGATGTCACGCATACTCACGCGTTGAATGTCAGCGGGGGGACGGAGGCCGTGAAATACTACGTGTCAGAGGGGTATTCAAATATCGAGGGGGCAGCCCGAGGGTCTGATTCGGAGAAGTTCAGTGCATTGGCAAAGGTTGACGTGGAGTATAATGAATATTTGGGTTTTACGGCCAAGATAGATTATGCCACGACTTCTAACACGGGGTATTCTTCCGTGGTGAATCCGTTTGATTACGCTTACTCGACAACCCGGACCATGCCGGCTTATAACGAGGACGGTTCGTATTACATGAGTTATCGGGCTGCCGGAATTACGGGGCGGGATTATATCGGGTATAATATTCTGAAAGAGTTGAAGAACACGGGTAAGTCTTCCAAGATGGATGATTTTAACGCTTTGTTGGCTTTGAGGTTAAAGTTGTGGAAAGGGTTGAAGTACGAAGGTACCTTCTCGTGGCATACCGGGAACACGAATACGAGGGATTGGGCGACTGCACAATCGTATAAAGTGACTGAAATCCGGGGATACGAGTATGGCGCTTATACGGAGTACGACTCGGAGTTTTCCGATTCAAAGTTACCTTATGGGGGAATGTTGACGCAGGGAAGTACTCGCAAAAGCGGTTACACGTTGCGTAATATGTTGTCTTATTCGCATCTGTTCGGCGTTCACGACGTTTCGGTTGCTGCCGGGACAGAGGCTCGTCGGAACGAGTATAAAGGTGTTTCCACGACGGGATACGGTTGGGTGCCGGAGTTCGGGGAGATGTTCAGCCCGGTGGAGACACCGAGTTATATCAGCACGTACGGGGGAAATAAACCGATGAATACAAATTCGTTCACGCAAGTCGCTTCATTCTTCGGGATTGCCAGTTATTGTTATGATAACCGGTACGTGTTCAATGCCAATATTCGTTCGGACGGTTCCAATAAATTTGGTAGTGACCCGAAGTACAGGTGGTTGCCGACTTATTCGTTTGCCGTGAAATGGATTGCCTCGAATGAATCATTTTTGGAAAATGCAAAATGGATTAATAATTTGTCATTCCGGGGTTCTTACGGTATCCAAGGGAATATTCACGAGAGCGCCACTCCTTACCTGATTGTTACGGTGGGGGATCGGGACAGGGTGACTGGGTTACCGGTTTCGAAGATTTCAAGGTTGCCGAATCCCGATTTGCGTTGGGAGAAGACAAAATCTTGGAATGCGGCCGTTGATTTCGCTTTGTTTGACGGGCGGGTAAAGGGAGGCTTTGATATTTACCGGAAGAATACCTCCGATTTGATCATGTCGAAACAAGTGGCGGCCTCCACGGGGCAAAACGTGTTGTATTATAATGCGGGGAAAATGGTGAACAAGGGTTTCGAGGGATTTGTGAACTTGGACTTGGTGAATAACCGGGATTGGGATTGGCGCTTCGGGTTTAATTTCGGGCGTAACGTGAACGAGATCACGTTGGCGAACCGGGATGATTTGAGCATGGCTACCGTGGTGGATCAGATGCTGGCCGGGACGTTGGCCGTGGAAGGGCAACCTATCGGTTCCATGTATGCTTATCGTTTTGCCGGGTTGAATCAGGATAACGGTTATCCTTTGTTTTACGCGAAGAACGAGCAAAAGGTGCATCGGGCGTCACGACAGGATTTGGAGTTAGTGCATTGCGGTTCTATTTTCCCGAAGCTTTCCGGGGGATTTGACACGCAGGTGACGTTCAAGAAAGTGCTGTCGTTATCTTTGAATTTCGCTTACAGCATGGGTAGCGTGTCCCGTCTTCCGAAATTTTACGATTCTTCCACGGTCGATCCTTTGACGAATCTTTCGGACGAGTGGCTGAAGTGTTGGAAACAGGCGGGGGATAACACGATTTATCCGGTTCCTTATAACTCAACGGATATGAATAATTATTTGGGTACGGAGACTGGCAGCGTGTATGATATTTCAGAGGGAATTTCCGGGTATTCAAATCCTTACAGGTTGTATAATGACAGCGACATTCGGGTAGCGAAGGCCGATTTCCTGAAATTGAAAATGGTGGCGTTAAGTTATAGCGTACCACAGAACGTGTTGGATTTTCTGCATGTTTCCAGTATGCTGGTGCGGTTCCAAGTGATGAATTTGTTCACGATTGCCGATAAGAAATGGAAAGGTCTGGACCCGGAGACGAATGGTGCGAATATCCCGGCCCTTCCAACGTATAGTTTTGGGATAAATGTGTCTTTCTAA
- a CDS encoding FecR domain-containing protein has translation MNQEERDIRLLEYWQGESLSSEEVREVESWLGEKEENRRYFEDLQREFLRQRWVMRERLVSRKGERRFRQMARKRAMFRRAVAVAACVSVLLLAGGGYYWWTGEVRNMPLAESGVIHHGSSKARLFLSTGDVVELGKERKSLREQQAVAIDVEQEGMVAYRDSVTAEETGDVVYNKLVVNRGGEYRIVLADGSEVWVNSESELVYPVRFVGKKRVVRLKGEAYFKVQADADHPFVVEANGVEVAAVGTEFNVNSRKEKVVESVLVKGRVGVENGTSQVMLKPNQLAVCDVETSGIVVKEVDIRKYIDWTNGDFVFSDDRLEDVMNKLVLWYDCDVVYADEELKEIRLSGDMKRYGEVEEFLHFLKISTGAHFSVKNKTIVVSIK, from the coding sequence ATGAATCAAGAAGAACGGGATATACGATTACTTGAATACTGGCAGGGAGAATCACTCTCTTCGGAGGAGGTGCGGGAAGTGGAAAGTTGGTTGGGTGAGAAGGAGGAGAATCGCCGGTATTTCGAGGATTTGCAACGAGAGTTTTTGCGTCAGCGCTGGGTGATGCGGGAAAGGTTGGTTAGCCGGAAAGGCGAACGACGTTTCCGGCAGATGGCAAGGAAGAGGGCGATGTTCCGGCGAGCCGTGGCAGTTGCCGCTTGCGTGAGTGTTTTGCTCTTGGCCGGGGGCGGGTATTACTGGTGGACAGGAGAGGTGAGGAATATGCCATTGGCAGAAAGCGGGGTGATCCATCACGGTTCTTCCAAGGCACGGTTGTTTCTTTCGACGGGGGACGTGGTGGAGTTGGGAAAGGAACGGAAGTCGTTGCGGGAGCAACAGGCGGTTGCTATTGACGTGGAACAGGAAGGGATGGTGGCTTACCGGGATTCGGTGACTGCGGAAGAGACAGGGGACGTGGTGTATAACAAGCTGGTGGTGAATCGAGGGGGAGAGTACCGGATCGTGTTGGCAGACGGGTCCGAGGTGTGGGTGAATTCCGAGAGCGAGCTGGTCTATCCGGTGCGTTTTGTGGGGAAGAAGAGAGTGGTGCGGTTGAAGGGAGAGGCTTATTTCAAGGTGCAAGCGGATGCGGACCACCCGTTTGTCGTGGAGGCGAACGGGGTGGAAGTGGCGGCAGTCGGGACGGAATTCAACGTGAATTCCCGGAAGGAGAAGGTCGTGGAGTCTGTGCTGGTAAAGGGACGAGTGGGCGTGGAAAATGGAACCAGCCAAGTGATGTTGAAACCGAATCAACTGGCCGTTTGCGACGTGGAGACGAGCGGGATCGTGGTGAAAGAGGTTGACATCAGGAAGTATATCGATTGGACGAACGGGGATTTTGTTTTTAGCGATGATCGGCTGGAGGACGTGATGAACAAATTGGTTTTATGGTATGATTGCGATGTGGTGTATGCCGATGAAGAATTGAAGGAAATCCGCTTGTCCGGTGATATGAAGCGGTATGGCGAGGTGGAAGAGTTCCTGCATTTCCTGAAGATAAGCACGGGGGCGCATTTTAGCGTGAAAAATAAAACGATTGTAGTGAGCATAAAATAA
- a CDS encoding RNA polymerase sigma factor codes for MRGKQGHTIHFSGGKVFSVDELYDRFYDELVLWADTILNDMGEAEDLVQDFFVRLWEKKLNENLEGERVRSYLYVSVRNMAIRKVKDQSRMRRIPDISVVERVWEDEEVTHEDMIDQVLKALDVLPPRSREVLECVHLKNMKYAEVAELLGISVATVKTLLVRSLKTLRGIVSDTAFLLYVLVYGEDHRRSRLFGKSCHKSPKL; via the coding sequence GTGCGAGGGAAACAGGGACATACGATTCATTTTTCTGGAGGGAAGGTTTTCTCTGTGGATGAGTTGTACGATCGTTTTTACGATGAATTGGTTTTGTGGGCTGATACGATATTGAATGATATGGGGGAGGCGGAAGATTTAGTGCAGGACTTTTTCGTGCGGTTGTGGGAGAAGAAGTTGAATGAGAATCTGGAGGGGGAACGGGTTCGGTCGTATTTGTATGTTTCCGTGCGGAATATGGCTATCCGAAAGGTGAAGGATCAGAGTCGGATGCGGCGGATTCCGGATATATCGGTTGTGGAAAGGGTGTGGGAGGATGAGGAGGTGACGCACGAAGACATGATAGATCAGGTGCTGAAAGCGCTTGACGTGTTACCGCCTAGAAGCCGGGAGGTGTTGGAATGCGTGCATTTGAAAAATATGAAATATGCCGAGGTGGCGGAATTACTGGGAATTTCGGTGGCCACGGTAAAAACGTTATTGGTGCGTAGTCTGAAGACGTTGAGGGGGATTGTTTCTGATACGGCTTTTTTGTTGTACGTGCTTGTTTACGGGGAAGATCATAGAAGGTCTCGATTGTTTGGAAAATCTTGTCATAAATCCCCGAAACTTTAG
- a CDS encoding thioredoxin domain-containing protein, translating into MNHKLIIFLGLMFISMITFAQTKNSATEVKDYREVDGKIILDVIVNGEVAPFVLDLAGHTAILPEYVEKFHIDTNVAGRLPYTNFLYKQVATTGIVSINSIAFGNNVFGNGISAFVLEDEPYLRKLGVAGIIGSTLFQNVVLTIDAQRKKITTSKPYRPSYMKLDHRADLANPLPGLPVVCQVILDGVAYPVLFDTWYDGMIAMKADDYAKLSGNRGGEAFITNGYKETEKTSETKIVGTCDFVKEHLTDVVVTENKNLARSVLGTEILKRGIISIDYQKQKIYFQSFDLAEVKDDVIEDIATQIVPGKLNPITREYFLEHIYDYRKDKEFVFKGDKPVVIDFWATWCGPCMRLIPELEKMAEKYKDQVLFLKVNADKEKELCTMFNVVALPTLFFIPVGGKPIIDVGAQPEKHEQIIKEQLLKK; encoded by the coding sequence ATGAATCATAAATTAATTATATTCTTGGGGTTGATGTTCATTTCGATGATTACGTTTGCTCAAACAAAGAACTCGGCTACAGAGGTAAAAGATTACCGGGAGGTAGATGGGAAAATCATTCTGGATGTGATCGTGAACGGGGAAGTTGCTCCGTTTGTGTTGGATTTGGCTGGACATACGGCAATATTACCGGAATACGTGGAAAAATTCCATATTGACACGAATGTGGCAGGTCGTTTACCCTATACCAATTTTTTGTACAAACAGGTGGCGACAACTGGCATCGTGTCCATTAATTCGATCGCTTTTGGAAACAACGTGTTCGGTAATGGTATTTCAGCTTTCGTTCTAGAAGACGAACCTTATTTACGGAAATTGGGGGTGGCAGGAATTATAGGAAGTACGTTGTTCCAGAACGTGGTCTTGACGATTGATGCACAACGTAAGAAAATAACAACTTCTAAACCTTATCGGCCCTCGTATATGAAACTGGACCATCGTGCAGATTTGGCGAATCCCCTACCGGGATTACCGGTAGTTTGCCAAGTGATACTTGATGGAGTTGCTTATCCGGTATTGTTTGATACTTGGTATGACGGGATGATTGCCATGAAAGCGGATGATTATGCCAAACTTTCTGGGAATAGGGGTGGAGAGGCTTTCATCACGAATGGATATAAGGAAACGGAAAAAACTTCTGAAACTAAAATTGTTGGTACTTGTGATTTTGTGAAGGAGCATTTAACTGATGTTGTGGTGACGGAGAATAAGAATTTGGCACGTTCTGTGTTAGGAACTGAAATTTTAAAGAGAGGAATTATCTCTATCGATTACCAGAAACAGAAGATTTATTTCCAGTCTTTTGATTTGGCGGAAGTGAAGGATGACGTGATTGAAGATATTGCAACGCAAATTGTCCCCGGAAAATTAAACCCGATTACCCGTGAATATTTTCTGGAGCATATTTACGATTATCGTAAAGATAAAGAGTTCGTGTTCAAGGGAGATAAACCCGTGGTCATTGATTTTTGGGCGACATGGTGTGGGCCTTGTATGCGTCTGATCCCGGAATTGGAAAAGATGGCAGAAAAGTACAAGGATCAGGTTTTGTTCTTGAAAGTGAATGCAGACAAGGAAAAAGAACTTTGCACGATGTTTAACGTGGTCGCTTTGCCTACCTTATTTTTTATTCCTGTTGGTGGAAAGCCTATTATTGATGTGGGTGCGCAACCAGAAAAACACGAGCAAATCATCAAGGAACAGTTACTGAAAAAGTAA
- a CDS encoding aspartyl protease family protein, with the protein MVKLKILFVCVMMMSLFVRGVAQQAVSRRICDTIHYEFIHDKIIIPVTVNGVTVKYIVDTGGTTGTIREAAVEMKAVAAGGDLGVSDMNGNRVSYQEAILSNVQLSPNYKLAEIKSLIFPQNGFFKELGVVGLLGSDAFGQAVLTFDACEQIMIINYPYRPSGLKITEGVPMVGGVPQPFVDVDFGGVKKPVMFDTGADGLLHLFYNDYEALKEMKSTHSLEKAFGINALGIGGLNMDNAKEIVKVRFDEVNFLGKKFTNFESVTTRSGSSIMGVDMLKYGKVVIDYIRGRFYFFPYEDRVEDGQGKQELWNVGILPVKGHFEVTLVWDSLKDEVALGDQVIRINGKDLSELGQSQLEVDALLNAVEGNSTEIVVLKDGKEKKVKITKF; encoded by the coding sequence ATGGTAAAGTTAAAAATATTATTCGTGTGCGTGATGATGATGTCATTATTCGTGCGGGGAGTTGCTCAACAGGCGGTTTCTCGACGAATATGTGACACGATTCATTATGAGTTTATCCACGATAAAATTATTATTCCTGTTACGGTAAATGGCGTGACGGTGAAGTATATCGTGGATACGGGAGGAACGACCGGGACGATACGGGAAGCGGCCGTTGAAATGAAAGCTGTTGCGGCAGGAGGGGACCTTGGCGTGAGTGACATGAACGGTAATCGTGTTTCTTATCAGGAAGCTATTTTGTCCAATGTACAGCTGAGTCCGAATTATAAATTAGCTGAAATAAAAAGTCTGATATTTCCTCAGAATGGCTTTTTTAAAGAATTGGGAGTAGTTGGGTTATTAGGTAGTGATGCTTTCGGGCAGGCAGTACTTACTTTTGATGCCTGTGAGCAAATTATGATTATAAATTACCCTTATCGTCCTTCAGGTTTGAAAATTACGGAGGGCGTGCCTATGGTTGGCGGTGTCCCTCAACCGTTTGTGGACGTTGATTTTGGAGGAGTAAAAAAGCCTGTAATGTTTGACACGGGGGCAGACGGTTTATTGCATTTGTTTTACAATGATTACGAGGCATTGAAAGAAATGAAGAGTACTCATTCATTGGAGAAGGCATTTGGGATAAATGCACTGGGTATCGGAGGGCTGAATATGGACAATGCGAAGGAGATCGTCAAGGTACGTTTTGACGAGGTTAATTTCTTGGGAAAAAAGTTCACGAATTTTGAAAGTGTTACTACTCGGAGCGGAAGTTCTATTATGGGGGTAGATATGCTGAAATACGGTAAGGTGGTGATTGATTACATTCGCGGGCGTTTTTATTTTTTCCCTTACGAGGATCGTGTTGAAGATGGACAGGGAAAGCAAGAATTGTGGAATGTGGGTATTTTGCCCGTGAAAGGACATTTTGAGGTTACGTTAGTGTGGGATAGTTTGAAAGATGAGGTCGCGTTGGGTGATCAAGTGATTCGGATTAATGGTAAAGATTTATCTGAATTGGGACAAAGTCAATTAGAGGTGGATGCGTTGTTGAATGCTGTAGAGGGAAATTCGACGGAGATCGTTGTTTTGAAAGACGGGAAAGAGAAAAAGGTGAAAATTACTAAATTTTAG
- a CDS encoding aspartyl protease family protein: MKQRILISLLLCVLAIPGIAQPRKTVLPYRLVGGKMIVEMIMNGTPRSFIFDTGGQTALSGEICEELGLPLTDSLVVTDVNSKKLAYPRVEIESLLFPDKMYHFMHVPAIKLPTPSPFACFQTDGLIGSDILKGMIVELDGKAKTITISNGEQAPTISLRKMLGFVKKGMPVVALQAGRGNSINCLFDTGFPGFFSLKSTDFETLKSVGAFTVLAEGFGGASIGVAGESSAASFYRVQFPELSIGGTRFLNVSSETATPPLTLLGVKLLDYGKVTLDYARSRFYFEAYKAENDLKSKHYNVALRVKDGVLVVATVWDAMKGEVEVGDKVTKIDGQPVSTYDFCESIINGIPELKAKKKVKLTVQTKNGEKTIVYEKK; the protein is encoded by the coding sequence ATGAAACAGAGAATATTGATTTCATTGTTATTGTGTGTGCTGGCAATCCCCGGGATTGCCCAGCCACGTAAAACTGTGTTACCTTACCGTTTGGTGGGGGGAAAGATGATCGTGGAGATGATCATGAACGGAACTCCCCGTTCGTTTATTTTTGACACGGGCGGGCAGACTGCGTTGTCTGGGGAGATTTGTGAGGAGTTGGGATTGCCATTAACAGATTCTTTGGTGGTGACGGATGTGAATAGTAAAAAACTTGCCTATCCTCGTGTAGAAATTGAAAGTTTGCTTTTCCCGGATAAAATGTATCATTTCATGCATGTTCCGGCCATTAAATTACCAACTCCTTCTCCGTTTGCTTGTTTTCAAACGGACGGGTTGATCGGTAGCGATATACTGAAAGGAATGATCGTGGAGCTTGATGGTAAAGCGAAGACGATCACCATTTCGAATGGAGAACAGGCTCCGACGATCTCTTTAAGAAAAATGCTTGGTTTTGTGAAAAAGGGGATGCCGGTGGTTGCTTTGCAAGCCGGAAGAGGAAATAGTATCAACTGTTTGTTTGATACGGGATTTCCCGGTTTCTTCTCTTTAAAAAGTACGGATTTTGAGACTTTGAAATCTGTAGGCGCTTTTACGGTATTGGCCGAAGGATTCGGGGGGGCGTCAATCGGGGTTGCCGGGGAGTCATCTGCGGCTTCTTTTTACCGGGTACAATTCCCGGAACTTTCTATAGGCGGTACTCGTTTTTTGAATGTAAGTTCGGAGACAGCCACGCCACCGTTGACGTTGTTGGGAGTGAAATTATTGGATTATGGTAAAGTGACATTGGATTATGCCCGTTCTCGTTTCTACTTCGAGGCTTACAAGGCGGAGAATGATTTGAAGAGCAAGCACTATAACGTGGCCTTACGTGTGAAAGATGGAGTCTTGGTGGTTGCAACCGTGTGGGATGCCATGAAAGGAGAAGTAGAAGTTGGGGATAAGGTGACTAAAATCGATGGTCAGCCGGTTAGTACGTATGATTTTTGCGAGAGTATCATTAATGGAATCCCGGAATTGAAGGCGAAGAAAAAGGTTAAATTGACTGTTCAGACCAAAAATGGCGAGAAGACTATCGTGTACGAAAAGAAGTAA